The genomic window GGATGCGGAAAGCGGATGCCGCGGCACTGGGCGACTGCTCAGGGCCGCGGCATCCGCTCGCACTTCTGCGGGTGGTGTCAGCGCCAGATGACCGCGATGGCGGCGTTCGTGAGCGTCAGCACGCCGACCGCCCAGAACATGGCGGGCGGAAGCGTTCCGGTCTTGCGCTGGCGGCCGCGGCCGATGCCGAGGAGCGCGCCGATGATGACCAGGATCACGAGCTTTACGCCGAGCTTGACGTAGTTGAGGTCGTACTCGATGCCCCACGGCGCGGCGAGGATGAGTCCGGCGACGGCGGCGATGGCGAGACCCCAGTCCATCACGCGGGTGAAGCGCCGCTTGCCGTTCACCGCCTCCACCACCCAGGCGCCGAACAGCACGGCGAAGCCGACCAGGTGAATGAGCACGACGACGTGGCGGAGGGTTTCCATGCCATCAGTCTAGCTGAAGGTTGGCCGATCACCAGGGGCCCGGTCGTTGAGCCAGCGAGGAACGAGTGAGACGAAACGTCCCAGGCGTTTCGTCTCGCTTCGCTCGCTCAACGACCGACGTGCGTCAGGCGCGAAGCTCCCGCAGCACGACGGCGGTGCGGATCGCGGCATCCGCTGCTTCATGACCCTTGTCTTCGATCGACCCGGGAAGGCCCGCGCGTGCGATGCCCTGATCCTCGTCGTCAAGCGTCAGCACGCCGAAGCCGACCGGCTTGCCGGTGTCCAGCGCCACGCGCGTGAGGCCGTCGGTGGCTGCGTTCGAGACGAACTCGAAATGAGGTGTCCCGCCGCGGATGATGACGCCCAGCGCGACCACCGCATCGGCGCCGGCATCCAGTGCCGCCTTCGCGACGACGGGCAGCTCGAAGGATCCGGGCACCCGCACGATGCGGTGTGACGCGCCGGCGGCCTTCACGGCGCGCTCGGCACCGGCGATGAGGCCGTCGGTGATGGTCTCGTGCCACGTCCCCGCGACCACGACGACGTCGAGTCCCGTGCCGTCGACGGTGCCGGTGGCCTGGGGTGCGCCCTTGCCGCTCATCGTTATGCTCCCTCGTGCATGTGGGCGATCGCGTCGGCGAGGTCCGCCTCCGCGATGATGTGACCCATGCGGTCACGCTTCGTCGCCAGGTACTGGTGGTTGTTCGGGCCGACGCCGACCAGCAGGGGTACCTGCTCGACGATGTCGAGGCCCAGTTCGCGCAGCTGCTTCACCTTGTCGGTGTTGTTGGTCAGCAGGCGCACGCGCTCGACGCCGAGATCCGAGAGGATGCCGGCAGCCGCTGCGTAGTCCCGCGCGTCGGCGGGAAGGCCCAGCGCGAGATTGGCGTCGACGGTGTCGAGCCCGCGCTCCTGCAGCGAGTAGGCGCGCAGCTTGTTGATGAGCCCGATGCCGCGGCCCTCGTGACCCCGCATGTAGATGACCACGCCGCCGTCCTGCTCGATCGCGTCGAGCGCCGCCTCCAGCTGCGGACCGCACTCGCACTTGAGAGAGCCGAACGCTTCGCCGGTCAGGCACTCGGAGTGCACGCGGACCAGCGGCGCGTCGCCCAGCTCGCCCGACACGACAGCGATGTGGTCGGTGCCCGTGACGCGGTCCTTGTACGCCAGGAACCGGAAGGCGCCGTGCGAGGTGGGCACGTTCGCCTCGGCGCGCAGGCTCACGCGACGCTTGTGGGCGTTGCGCGTCGCGGGGTCGCAGGGGTCGTGCTCGTCGAGGTACGCCGTCAGCAGCTCGATCGTGATGACCGGGATGTCGTACTCGGCGCCCAGCTCCTGAAGCGCCGGCAGGCGCATCATGCTGCCGTCATCGGCGACGACCTCTCCGATCACGCCGACCGGCGCGAGACCGGCGAGCTTCATGAGCTCGACGGCGGCTTCGGTGTGGCCGGCGCGCTCGCGCACGCCGCCGTCGACGGCGCGCAGCGGCAGGATGTGGCCGGGACGGATCACGCTCGAGGGCTTCGACTCGGGGTCGGCCAGCACGTTGAGCGTGTGCGCACGGTCGGTGGCGCTGATGCCGGTCGAGACCTTGTCCGCCGCGTCGACGCTGACCGTGTAGGCCGTGCCCCGCGCGTCTTCGTTGACCTCGACCATCGGCGGCAGATCCAGCCGGTCCGCCCAGTCCGCGGGCATGGGGGCGCACAGGAACCCGCTCGTCCATCGCACCGTCCACGCGACCCACTCCGGACTGGCGAGCTGGGCCGACAGGATGACGTCGCCCTCGTTCTCGCGGTTCTCATCGTCGGCGACGATGACCGGCCGTCCGGCGCGCAGCGCCTCGATGGCCTCGGGGATGGTGGAAAGGCTCATTCGGAGCCTCCTTCCGTCGGTGCGGACGCGTCCGCGGGGAAAGCACTGTCGGCGGAACCGGGCGCGGGTGCGGCCGGAGCCGGGAATGCGAGCAGCCGCTGCACGTGGCGCGCGAGGATGTCGGTCTCGAGGTTGACGCGGTCGCCGGGCGCACGAGCGCCGAGGGTGGTGGCGGCGAGGGTCTCGGGGATGAGCGACACCTCGAACCATGCCTGCGCCGGGGCTCCTGAGCTTGTCGAAGGCGCAGGGCTCGCATTGCTGACCGTGAGCGAGACGCCGTCCACGGCGATCGATCCCTTGTCGACGACGAGCGGTGCCAGCTCCGCGGGAAGCGAGATGCGCAGCACCTGCCACTCGGCCCCGGGACGCACGTCGAGCACCTCGCCGGTGCCGTCGATGTGGCCCTGCACGATGTGCCCGCCGAGGCGGCCGTGGGCGGCCATCGCCCGCTCCAGGTTCACGACGCGACCGGGGGCGACGCCGTCGAGCGTCGACATGTCGAGCGTCTGCTTCATGACGTCTGCGGTGAACCAGTCGTCGCCCTGCCCGACCACGGTGAGGCACACGCCGCTGACCGAGATCGAGTCGCCGTGTCCGGCATCCGACACCGACTTCGGTCCGCGCACCGTCAGGCGCACGCCGTCGCCCGACGGCTCCACGGCGGTGACCTCGCCGATCTCTTCGATGATTCCGGTGAACATCACTCGTCTCCTTCCGACGACGGGGTACCCACGCGTCCGCGCTCTGCGCGCGGCGCGCCTGCGCCGGCGAGATCGGGCGTGGGATGGGCGACGAACAGCAGATCGTCGCCGAGTGGGGTGACGGATGCCACGGCCAGGCGCTGCGCTTCGCCGATGGTCGTGACGCCGATGTCGTGCAGCGCGAGTCGCTCGCCGCCGAGCAGGACGGGTGCGACGTAGACGAGCAGCTCGTCGGCGAGCCGTTCGCGCAGGAACGAGGCCGCGACGGTCGGGCCGCCTTCGACGAACACCCGCTGCACGCCGCGCCGGCGCAGGTCTTCGAGTGCGGCGGCCAGTCCGCCCGACGCGGGGTCGCCCGGATACTGGAGGAACGCGTGAGGGTGTCGCCGCAGCGCCGCGCCGTCGGGGACCGGCCGGGTGCCGATCACGACGGGCACCGGCTGGTGGGGCAGCAGCGATCCGGCGTCGTCGCGCGCGGTGAGGGCGGGGTCGTCGGCCAGCACGGTGCCGGTTCCCGCGACGATGGCATCGGCCTGGGCGCGCCGGCGATGCACATCGGAGCGTGCCGTCGGTCCGGTGATCCACTGGCTCGTGCCGTCCGATGCCGCGGCCCGGCCGTCGAGGCTCTGCGCCCACTTGACGGTGACGTGCGGGCGTCCGAGCCGCTGGACGGTGAGCCACGAGTCGAGGAGCGCCGTCGCCTCCTCGGCGAGGACACCCGCCTCGACGTCGACGCCCGCCGCCCGCAGCCGTGTGCCGCCGCCCGAGGAGTGATCGCCCGGATCGGCGATCGCGTAGACGACCCGCGTCACGCCGGCGGCGATAAGGGCCTCGGAGCAGGGACCGGTGCGGCCGGTGTGGTTGCAGGGCTCGAGGGTGACGATCGCCGTCGCGCCGCGCGCCGCGCCCGGGGCGAGCTGCGACAGCGCGTCGACCTCGGCGTGCGGCGTGCCGGCGCCCCGGTGCCAGCCCTCGGCGATGATCTCGCCGTCGGGCGAGAGGAGCACGGCGCCCACCTGCGGATTCACACCGCGCGGACCGCGCAACGCGTTCGCGAGTGCCCGACGCATCGCGTCGTGTTCCGCCGTGCCGGCCATCCGCCCCTCGTCTCGTGATCTCGAGGCTCCGGGGCAGGGGAAGCGGCGACGCGCGCGGCGTCGCTGTGTGCTGCCTCCCATCCGGACTAGCGACCACGCTCCCGAAGGAACCACGTCGCATCACCGTCGGTTCCGGAATTCCACCGGATCGGCCAGGGCGTCATCCGAAACGGATGCTGAAGCCTTGGCTCGCGGACTGTCACCGCCGGTTCGGATTCTCACCGACCCCGGAGCACGTTGATGCTCTCGAGTGTAGTCAACGCGGCATCCGCCCAGACATTCCATGTCGGTGCATGAAGTGCCGGAGCGCGCATACGACCGGTGTCGCGCGTCCCGATGTCCCTGCGCGGACGTAGCCTGGGAGGGGATGGTGAGGCGATGAGCACGGTGGGTCCGATGCGGGCATTCGAAGAGCTGAAGGCGCGTCCGTATGCCGACGTGCTGATCATCGGCGGCGGCATCAACGGACTCGCCACCTTCCGGGATCTCGCACTGCAGGGCGTCGATGTCGCGCTCGTCGAGCGCGACGACTTCATCAGCGGCGCCTCCGCCGCGTCGTCGCACATGATCCACGGCGGCATCCGCTATCTCGAGAACGGCGAGTTCCGCCTCGTGCAGGAGGCCGTCACCGAGCGCAACGCCCTGCTGAAGACCGCGCCCCACTACGTGCGTCCGCTGCAGACGACCATCCCGATCTTCTCGACCTTCTCGGGTGTCCTCTCGGCGCCCCTGCGCTTCCTCCGTCACGGCGGGGGGAAGCACCGCGAGCGCGGAGCGGTGCTGATCAAGGTCGGGCTCGTGATCTACGACTCGTTCTCGCGCGGCGGCGGGCTGTTCGGAACCGCAACCGTGCCGCGGCACACGTTCCACGGACGCCGGCGATCGCTCGCTCAGCTGCCGCAGCTGAACCCCGACGTGAAGTACACCGCGACCTACTGGGACGCCTCGCTGCACGACCCCGAGCGCCTCGCGATCGACGTGCTGCGCGACGGGCGCTCGGCCGGCGGCGCCCGCGCCCGTGCGGCGAACTACACCGCAGCGGTGGGCGTCGAGGACGGCGGCGTGCTGCTGCGTGACGCCGTCACCGGCGAGAAGACACGGTTCGCGGCATCCGTCATCGTCAACGCCAGCGGCCCGTGGACGGATGAGACCAATCTCGCGCTGGGGGACCCCACCCG from Microbacterium sp. ProA8 includes these protein-coding regions:
- a CDS encoding riboflavin synthase → MFTGIIEEIGEVTAVEPSGDGVRLTVRGPKSVSDAGHGDSISVSGVCLTVVGQGDDWFTADVMKQTLDMSTLDGVAPGRVVNLERAMAAHGRLGGHIVQGHIDGTGEVLDVRPGAEWQVLRISLPAELAPLVVDKGSIAVDGVSLTVSNASPAPSTSSGAPAQAWFEVSLIPETLAATTLGARAPGDRVNLETDILARHVQRLLAFPAPAAPAPGSADSAFPADASAPTEGGSE
- the ribH gene encoding 6,7-dimethyl-8-ribityllumazine synthase, with product MSGKGAPQATGTVDGTGLDVVVVAGTWHETITDGLIAGAERAVKAAGASHRIVRVPGSFELPVVAKAALDAGADAVVALGVIIRGGTPHFEFVSNAATDGLTRVALDTGKPVGFGVLTLDDEDQGIARAGLPGSIEDKGHEAADAAIRTAVVLRELRA
- the ribA gene encoding GTP cyclohydrolase II — encoded protein: MSLSTIPEAIEALRAGRPVIVADDENRENEGDVILSAQLASPEWVAWTVRWTSGFLCAPMPADWADRLDLPPMVEVNEDARGTAYTVSVDAADKVSTGISATDRAHTLNVLADPESKPSSVIRPGHILPLRAVDGGVRERAGHTEAAVELMKLAGLAPVGVIGEVVADDGSMMRLPALQELGAEYDIPVITIELLTAYLDEHDPCDPATRNAHKRRVSLRAEANVPTSHGAFRFLAYKDRVTGTDHIAVVSGELGDAPLVRVHSECLTGEAFGSLKCECGPQLEAALDAIEQDGGVVIYMRGHEGRGIGLINKLRAYSLQERGLDTVDANLALGLPADARDYAAAAGILSDLGVERVRLLTNNTDKVKQLRELGLDIVEQVPLLVGVGPNNHQYLATKRDRMGHIIAEADLADAIAHMHEGA
- the ribD gene encoding bifunctional diaminohydroxyphosphoribosylaminopyrimidine deaminase/5-amino-6-(5-phosphoribosylamino)uracil reductase RibD, which codes for MAGTAEHDAMRRALANALRGPRGVNPQVGAVLLSPDGEIIAEGWHRGAGTPHAEVDALSQLAPGAARGATAIVTLEPCNHTGRTGPCSEALIAAGVTRVVYAIADPGDHSSGGGTRLRAAGVDVEAGVLAEEATALLDSWLTVQRLGRPHVTVKWAQSLDGRAAASDGTSQWITGPTARSDVHRRRAQADAIVAGTGTVLADDPALTARDDAGSLLPHQPVPVVIGTRPVPDGAALRRHPHAFLQYPGDPASGGLAAALEDLRRRGVQRVFVEGGPTVAASFLRERLADELLVYVAPVLLGGERLALHDIGVTTIGEAQRLAVASVTPLGDDLLFVAHPTPDLAGAGAPRAERGRVGTPSSEGDE
- a CDS encoding Fe-S protein, which codes for METLRHVVVLIHLVGFAVLFGAWVVEAVNGKRRFTRVMDWGLAIAAVAGLILAAPWGIEYDLNYVKLGVKLVILVIIGALLGIGRGRQRKTGTLPPAMFWAVGVLTLTNAAIAVIWR